The following are encoded in a window of Rosa chinensis cultivar Old Blush chromosome 4, RchiOBHm-V2, whole genome shotgun sequence genomic DNA:
- the LOC112199874 gene encoding protein NRT1/ PTR FAMILY 5.2 produces the protein MAAVEQGVNPNQYTQDGTVDLKGNPVLRSKRGGWTACAFVVVYEVFERMAYYGISSNLILYLTNKLHQGTVTSANNVTNWVGTIWITPILGAYVADAHLGRYWTFLIACIIYLSGMSVLTLAVSLPALKPPKCLDANIENCKKASTLQLAVFYGSLYTLAIGTGGTKPNISTIGADQFDDFDPKEKAQKLSFFNWWMFSIFFGTLFANTILVYIQDNVGWTLGYALPTLGLLISILIFLAGTPFYRHKVPSGSPFTRMARVIVAALRKWKVTLPSDPKEFHELHLDDYATKGKFRIDSTPSIRFLNKAAVKTASTSPWRLCSVTQVEETKQMLRMIPILLATFVPSIMVAQIHTLFVKQGTTLNRRVGNFKIPPASLAGFVTLSMLINVVLYDRFFVKFMRKLTKNPRGITLLQRMGIGMILHIFIMVIASLTERYRLNIAKEHGVVESGGQVPLTILVLLPQFVLMGTADAFLEVAKIEFFYDQAPESMKSLGTSYSMTTLGIGNFLSSFLLSTVSHITKEHGHKGWILNNLNASHLDYYYAFFAILNFLNFIFFLFMTKMYVYKAEISDSIKVLTEELKEATMYRLPNQEDQSKS, from the exons ATGGCTGCCGTTGAACAAGGAGTTAACCCCAATCAGTATACACAAGATGGGACTGTCGATCTCAAAGGAAACCCTGTTCTTAGATCCAAGAGAGGTGGATGGACTGCTTGCGCCTTTGTTGttg TTTATGAGGTGTTTGAACGAATGGCCTACTACGGCATATCGTCGAATTTGATCCTGTACTTGACGAATAAGCTTCACCAAGGCACAGTCACCTCTGCTAATAATGTCACCAACTGGGTTGGCACCATTTGGATTACTCCTATTTTGGGTGCATATGTTGCTGATGCTCATCTGGGTCGTTACTGGACATTCCTCATTGCCTGTATCATCTATCTATCG GGAATGTCTGTACTTACCCTAGCAGTGTCACTTCCTGCTTTGAAACCTCCAAAATGCCTCGACGCGAATATCGAAAACTGCAAGAAGGCCTCCACATTACAGTTAGCTGTGTTCTATGGTTCACTCTACACTCTGGCTATTGGAACAGGAGGGACAAAACCTAATATCTCAACCATTGGAGCAGACCAATTTGATGACTTTGATCCTAAGGAAAAGGCTCAAAAGCTTTCGTTCTTCAACTGGTGGATGTTCAGCATCTTCTTTGGCACACTCTTTGCCAACACAATCCTTGTCTACATTCAAGACAATGTGGGCTGGACCTTGGGATATGCGCTTCCAACTCTTGGGCTTCTCATATCTATCCTGATCTTCTTGGCTGGCACACCCTTTTATAGACACAAGGTGCCTTCTGGGAGTCCATTTACAAGAATGGCTAGAGTCATAGTGGCTGCACTAAGGAAATGGAAGGTGACTCTTCCTAGTGACCCTAAGGAATTCCATGAGCTTCACTTGGATGACTATGCAACCAAAGGAAAATTCAGGATTGATTCTACACCAAGCATAag GTTCCTCAACAAAGCTGCTGTGAAAACAGCCTCAACTAGTCCATGGAGGCTGTGCTCAGTAACTCAAGTAGAGGAGACCAAGCAAATGTTGAGAATGATCCCAATCTTGCTTGCAACATTCGTTCCGAGCATTATGGTTGCACAAATCCATACCCTATTTGTCAAACAAGGCACCACGCTCAACCGAAGAGTTGGAAACTTCAAGATCCCCCCTGCAAGTTTAGCTGGATTTGTAACCCTATCGATGCTAATCAATGTCGTGCTCTATGATCGGTTCTTTGTCAAGTTCATGAGAAAGTTGACAAAGAATCCTAGAGGAATCACTCTCCTTCAAAGAATGGGAATTGGAATGATTCTCCACATTTTCATTATGGTAATTGCATCTCTAACTGAGAGGTATCGACTTAATATTGCCAAGGAACATGGAGTAGTTGAAAGTGGAGGACAGGTTCCTCTTACCATATTGGTTTTGCTTCCTCAATTTGTGCTTATGGGAACAGCTGATGCATTTCTAGAGGTTGCAAAGATTGAGTTTTTCTATGATCAAGCACCTGAAAGCATGAAGAGTCTTGGGACTTCTTATTCCATGACCACTTTGGGAATAGGGAACTTTCTCAGTAGTTTCCTTCTTTCGACAGTTTCTCACATCACCAAAGAGCATGGACACAAAGGATGGATACTCAACAACTTGAATGCTTCTCATCTTGACTACTATTATGCCTTTTTTGCCATACTCAACTTTTTaaacttcattttcttcttgtttatgACTAAGATGTATGTGTACAAGGCTGAAATTTCGGATTCAATTAAAGTTCTCACCGAAGAATTGAAGGAGGCAACAATGTACAGGCTACCAAATCAAGAAGATCAGTCCAAGTCATAG
- the LOC112196735 gene encoding protein unc-13 homolog yields MGHHARRDSLCGSLLAPRPDYHDSDPDLVWPFGKLDGIDRDDIRETAYEIFFTACRSSPGFGGRNALVFYSNHENGSGEGGGSGAGPKPSGVVTTPISRIKRALGLKMLKRSPSRRMSSGGRSSPSSPNGASTMERSPSTMERGSGMSFTAPPSRPRRPMTSAEIMRQQMRVTEQSDGRLRKTLMRTLVGQMGRRAETIILPLELLRHLKPSEFNDSHEYHHWQKRQLKILEAGLLHYPSIPLDRSNTFAMRLREIIRSVDTKPIDTGKNSDTMRTLCNSVVSLSWRSSNGTPTDVCHWADGFPLNIHLYVSLLQSVFDIRDETLVLDEVDELLELMKKTWSTLGITRPIHNVCFTWVLFQQYVSTAQIEPDLLCAAHAMLAEVANNAKRPDREAIYVKILSAVLSSMQAWAEKKLLRYHEYFQRGTVGQIENLLPLALSSSKILGEDVSITDGAGDGKGDTTLVDNSGDRVDYYIRSSMKQAFAKIIEAGNVTEVKEEAVTEALLQLAKDTEYLACKERESFSPILKRWHTTAAGIAAVTLHNCYGAVLKQYLNGVSTLTADTVEILQRAGKLEKVLLQMVVEDSAECEDGGKAIVREMVPYEVDSIIVNLLKRWIYERMKRGKECVNRAKESETWNPKSKSEPYAQSAEELMKLAKEIVDEFFEIPIGITEDLVQDLADGMEHLFKEYTAFVASCGSKQSYIPTLPPLTRCNRDSKILKLWKKASPCSIGADDFHPNGTNEGHHPRPSTSRGTQRLYIRLNTLHYLLSHLHSLDKNLSLSPRIIPSTPRSRYANNRRANNSSYFEITHASIQAACQHVSEVAAYRLIFLDSNSVFYESLYVGDVANARIRPALRILKQNLTLLGAILTDRAQALAIREVMRTSFEAFLMVLVAGGSSRVFYRSDHEMIEEDFDSLKRVFCSHGEGLIAKDVVEHEAETAEGVIDLMGQCTEQLMEDFSIVTCETSGIGVVGSGQRLPMPPTTGRWNRSDPNTILRVLCHRNDKAANQFLKRTFQLAKRR; encoded by the exons ATGGGCCACCATGCTCGCCGTGACTCTCTCTGCGGCTCCCTACTAGCTCCTAGGCCCGACTACCACGACTCCGACCCCGACCTCGTCTGGCCCTTCGGCAAGCTCGATGGCATAGACCGTGACGATATCCGCGAGACTGCCTACGAGATCTTCTTCACCGCCTGCCGTTCTTCCCCGGGTTTCGGGGGCCGAAACGCCCTCGTGTTTTATTCCAACCACGAGAATGGTAGCGGGGAAGGCGGTGGGTCTGGGGCGGGGCCGAAGCCAAGCGGGGTGGTCACCACCCCGATCAGCCGGATAAAGAGGGCTCTTGGGCTTAAGATGCTCAAGCGCTCTCCGTCGAGGAGGATGAGTAGTGGTGGACGTTCAAGCCCGTCGTCTCCGAACGGGGCTTCAACTATGGAAAGGTCTCCTTCAACTATGGAAAGGGGTTCAGGAATGTCGTTCACAGCGCCGCCATCGAGGCCGAGGCGGCCAATGACCTCGGCGGAGATCATGAGGCAGCAGATGAGAGTCACCGAGCAGAGCGACGGCCGCCTTAGGAAAACCCTGATGAGAACCCTCGTAGGCCAA ATGGGTAGGAGAGCAGAGACGATAATCCTCCCACTGGAGCTTCTCCGCCACCTAAAACCCTCCGAATTCAACGACTCCCACGAATACCACCACTGGCAAAAGCGGCAGCTCAAAATCCTCGAAGCCGGTCTCCTCCACTACCCCTCAATCCCACTCGACAGGTCCAACACCTTCGCCATGCGTCTTCGTGAAATCATCAGATCAGTCGACACGAAACCCATCGACACTGGCAAAAACTCCGATACAATGCGAACCCTATGCAACTCAGTAGTCTCATTATCATGGCGGAGCTCCAATGGAACCCCAACCGACGTTTGCCACTGGGCCGATGGCTTCCCCCTCAACATCCACCTCTATGTATCTCTCCTTCAATCTGTCTTCGATATCAGAGACGAGACTTTAGTCCTCGACGAGGTGGACGAGCTTCTCGAGCTGATGAAGAAGACTTGGTCCACTTTGGGGATCACTAGGCCGATTCACAATGTTTGTTTCACGTGGGTTTTGTTCCAGCAGTATGTTTCGACGGCGCAGATTGAGCCGGACTTGTTGTGTGCGGCGCACGCAATGTTGGCGGAGGTGGCCAACAATGCCAAGAGGCCTGACCGTGAGGCTATATATGTTAAGATCTTGTCGGCGGTGTTGAGCTCCATGCAGGCGTGGGCGGAGAAGAAACTGCTTCGGTATCATGAGTATTTTCAGAGAGGGACAGTTGGACAGATTGAAAACCTTCTTCCTCTAGCCTTGTCATCATCCAAGATTTTGGGTGAAGATGTTTCCATCACAGATGGGGCAGGGGATGGGAAAGGTGATACTACGTTGGTGGATAACTCCGGTGATCGTGTTGATTACTACATTCGATCTTCCATGAAACAAGCTTTCGCAAAG ATCATAGAAGCTGGGAATGTCACCGAGGTGAAAGAGGAGGCAGTGACTGAAGCTTTACTTCAATTGGCCAAAGACACAGAATATTTAGCCTGTAAAGAGAGGGAGAGCTTCAGTCCCATACTAAAGAGATGGCACACAACAGCGGCGGGGATTGCAGCCGTGACGCTGCACAACTGTTATGGAGCTGTGTTGAAGCAATACTTGAATGGAGTGTCCACACTTACAGCAGACACAGTTGAGATACTGCAGAGGGCAGGAAAGCTAGAGAAGGTTCTGCTCCAAATGGTGGTGGAGGACTCTGCTGAATGCGAAGATGGGGGGAAAGCGATTGTGAGAGAGATGGTTCCATATGAAGTTGATAGCATCATAGTGAACCTTTTGAAAAGATGGATTTATGAGAGAATGAAGAGAGGGAAAGAGTGTGTCAACAGAGCAAAAGAGAGCGAG ACATGGAATCCAAAGTCTAAATCAGAGCCATATGCACAATCAGCTGAGGAGCTAATGAAATTGGCAAAGGAAATTGTGGACGAGTTCTTTGAAATCCCAATTGGAATTACAGAAGATTTAGTTCAAGATCTTGCTGATGGTATGGAACATCTCTTCAAGGAGTACACCGCATTTGTTGCTTCTTGCG GTTCCAAACAGAGTTATATTCCTACACTTCCTCCTTTGACAAGATGCAACCGAGACTCAAAGATCCTCAAGCTGTGGAAAAAGGCTAGCCCTTGTAGTATTGGAGCTGATGATTTCCACCCAAATGGAACAAATGAAGGTCACCATCCTCGACCTTCAACAAGCCGAGGAACACAACGCCTATATATTCGCCTCAACACCTTGCACTATCTTCTCTCCCACCTTCATTCTCTTGACAAaaacctttctctctcccctcGAATCATTCCTTCAACACCACGCAGCCGCTATGCCAACAACCGGAGGGCCAACAATTCCTCATACTTCGAAATCACCCATGCATCAATCCAAGCAGCATGCCAACATGTCTCAGAAGTAGCTGCTTATCGCTTAATCTTCCTCGACTCCAACTCTGTCTTCTATGAAAGTCTTTATGTTGGTGATGTAGCCAATGCAAGAATTAGACCTGCATTGCGAATTCTCAAGCAGAATCTTACTCTTCTGGGTGCAATTCTCACTGATAGAGCACAGGCATTGGCAATAAGAGAAGTAATGAGGACATCTTTTGAGGCATTCCTTATGGTTTTGGTTGCTGGGGGAAGCTCCCGGGTGTTTTATCGGAGTGATCATGAGATGATCGAGGAGGATTTTGATAGCCTAAAACGTGTATTTTGCTCTCATGGAGAAGGATTAATAGCCAAGGATGTGGTGGAACATGAGGCGGAGACAGCGGAAGGGGTGATTGATTTGATGGGCCAGTGCACTGAACAACTTATGGAAGATTTCAGCATTGTGACTTGTGAAACAAGTGGGATAGGAGTTGTTGGTTCGGGGCAAAGGCTGCCGATGCCTCCAACAACAGGAAGGTGGAATAGATCAGATCCAAATACTATATTGAGGGTCTTGTGCCACAGGAATGACAAAGCAGCAAACCAATTCTTAAAGAGAACATTCCAGTTAGCAAAGAGAAGATGA
- the LOC121052429 gene encoding uncharacterized protein LOC121052429 has protein sequence MNTFNDFGISSSSSDSLNLDMPPLLDNYDSEDCDENCLEIEEVDLPMQMIHLPVQQNIVKAMPVHLVETSSAIVSHEINSCMGDIFELDDHVGNSDPKAKLDVDVDIVLGSQEIEHSMCGSIREHPNRIVGVDLKKSFVSNKLVKSVESKSKDASLKFHDPLQEDATHQFIDFIGISQVKIRKVIKVFIYLEWKESIAS, from the exons ATGAATACATTTAACGATTTTGGTATATCAAGTTCTTCTTCAGATTCATTGAACTTGGATATGCCGCCACTTCTAGATAATTATGATTCTGAAGATTGCGATGAAAATTGCTTGGAGATTGAAGAGGTTGACCTGCCCATGCAAATGATTCATCTCCCAGTGCAACAAAATATCGTTAAAGCCATGCCAGTCCATCTTGTGGAAACATCATCAGCAATTGTAAGTCATGAAATTAATTCATGCATGGGTGATATCTTTGAATTGGATGATCATGTGGGTAATTCAGATCCAAAGGCCAAACTAGATGTGGATGTCGACATTGTTTTAGGATCTCAAGAAATAGAACATAGTATGTGTGGGTCAATACGTGAGCATCCTAATAGAATTGTTGGTGTTGATCTTAAGAAGTCATTTGTCTCCAACAAGCTGGTGAAGAGTGTTGAATCTAAAAGCAAAGATGCATCCCTCAAATTTCATGATCCATTACAAGAAGATGCAACTCATCAATTTATTGATTTCATTGGG ATTTCTCAAGTCAAGATTAGGAAGGTAATCaaagtatttatttatttggaatGGAAGGAATCAATTGCAAGCTAA